A single region of the Biomphalaria glabrata chromosome 15, xgBioGlab47.1, whole genome shotgun sequence genome encodes:
- the LOC129923066 gene encoding protein PRQFV-amide-like has product MNIPKSSVSRDCRPCPWKLHSSSRGPNKTPAFEPQKLHSSSRGPNKTPDFEPRKLHSSSRGPNKTPGLRASEAAQLIKRPQQDPGLRALEAAQFIKRPQQDLGLRALEAAQFIKRPQQDPGLRASEAAQLIKRPQQDLGLRALEAAQFIKRPQQDPGLRALEAAQFIKRPQQDLGLRALEAAQFIKRPQQDPGLRASEAAQFIKRPQQDPGLRALEAAQFIKRPQQYPGLRASEAAQFIKRPQQDPGLRALEAAQFIKRPQQDPGLRALEAAQFIKRPQQVPGLRALENAHLRALEAAQFIKRPQQDPGLRASEAAQFIKRPQQDPGLRASEAAQFIKRPQQDPGLRALEAAQFIKRPQQDLGLRALEAAQLIKRPQQDPDFERALEPAQFIKRPQQVPGLRALEAAQFIKRPRKDPGLRALEAAQFIKRPQQDPVLRALEAEQLIKRPKQDPGLRASPV; this is encoded by the exons ATGAACATCCCCAAGTCGAGTGTCTCCAGAGACTGTAGACCATGTCCTTGGAAGCTGCACAGTTCATCAAGAGGCCCCAACAAGACCCCGGCCTTCGAGCCTCAGAAGCTGCACAGTTCATCAAGAGGCCCCAACAAGACCCCGGACTTCGAGCCTCGGAAGCTGCACAGCTCATCAAGAGGCCCCAACAAGACCCCCGGACTTCGAGCCTCAGAAGCTGCACAGCTCATCAAGAGGCCCCAACAAGACCCCGGACTTCGAGCCTTAGAAGCTGCACAGTTCATCAAGAGGCCCCAACAAGACCTCGGCCTTCGAGCCTTAGAAGCTGCACAGTTCATCAAGAGGCCCCAACAAGACCCCGGACTTCGAGCCTCGGAAGCTGCACAGCTCATCAAGAGGCCCCAACAAGACCTCGGCCTTCGAGCCTTGGAAGCTGCACAGTTCATCAAGAGGCCCCAACAAGACCCCGGCCTTCGAGCCTTAGAAGCTGCACAGTTCATCAAGAGGCCCCAACAAGACCTCGGCCTTCGAGCCTTAGAAGCTGCACAGTTCATCAAGAGGCCCCAACAAGACCCCGGACTTCGAGCCTCAGAAGCTGCACAGTTCATCAAGAGGCCTCAACAAGACCCCGGCCTTCGAGCCTTAGAAGCTGCACAGTTCATCAAGAGGCCCCAACAATACCCCGGACTTCGAGCCTCAGAAGCTGCACAGTTCATCAAGAGGCCCCAACAAGATCCCGGACTTCGAGCCTTGGAAGCTGCACAGTTCATCAAGAGGCCCCAACAAGACCCCGGCCTTCGAGCCTTAGAAGCTGCACAGTTCATCAAGAGGCCCCAACAAGTCCCCGGCCTTCGAGCCTTAGAAAATGCACA CCTTCGAGCCTTAGAAGCTGCTCAGTTCATCAAGAGGCCCCAACAAGACCCCGGACTTCGAGCCTCAGAAGCTGCACAGTTTATCAAGAGGCCCCAACAAGACCCCGGACTTCGAGCCTCAGAAGCTGCACAGTTTATCAAGAGGCCCCAACAAGACCCCGGCCTTCGAGCCTTAGAAGCTGCACAGTTCATCAAGAGGCCCCAACAAGACCTCGGCCTTCGAGCCTTAGAAGCTGCACAGCTCATCAAGAGGCCCCAACAAGACCCGGACTTCGAGCGAGCCTTAGAACCTGCACAGTTCATCAAGAGGCCCCAACAAGTCCCCGGCCTTCGAGCCTTAGAAGCTGCACAGTTCATCAAGCGGCCCCGAAAAGACCCCGGCCTTCGAGCCTTAGAAGCTGCACAGTTTATCAAGAGGCCCCAACAAGACCCCGTCCTTCGAGCCTTAGAAGCTGAACAGCTCATCAAGAGGCCCAAACAAGACCCCGGCCTTCGAGCTTCCCCTGTTTAA